One window from the genome of Hippoglossus hippoglossus isolate fHipHip1 chromosome 6, fHipHip1.pri, whole genome shotgun sequence encodes:
- the iqsec3b gene encoding IQ motif and SEC7 domain-containing protein 3 isoform X4: protein MMSSSLLENPVQAILYLRELTTIVQNQQSLIQTQRARIEELDRRVDELIGENRHLMDVRVQQQHPYHHHHLHHHHLPDPSFLHHHHHPPHEDPEPADAGSLPEHAPAAQVEATPEVQPAPPQPMDPGDMQLVPADPSTISPVEGDPENGGSFTSCRSLVQMTPTTLCRSLARTSESEIVLHQFCCPAPEHPEADTTGSSGGQMLSLEDGTSSGGGQEVDGTKREGPSEYEITLENKNKQIEELEQKYGGHLIARRAARRIQTAFRQYQLSKNFQKIRNSLSESKLPRRISMRHPSPSGRTRNATQRHSYNLHPGGGQIPLRSKTPPPPPCRSTSLPPSPASAPAAAPSPAPTTAPPPTPSLTQLEDCFSEQLHSLAQSIDEALRGWSLSEGGEGKGLLMDPGALRAAAESACLPRSASSLLMAFRDVTVHIDSNSSYTISSATTTTTTSLGNTGGGEPGSRKTSLGGMAGGIDGQFAGEPEFPAPPPSEELEMVDPGSRRGSTAPGLGGGGMEGESGSDRLGSTSNSASTSTSTQSNQQPAQIYTQYQQYHYTHPQQIPGGPSPEALQALVVSLPRDRCQDPASCRSPTLSTDTHRKRLYRIGLNLFNVNPERGIHFLITRGFVPDTAIGVAHFLLQRKGLSRQMIGEFLGNSKLQFNRDVLDCVVDEMDFSGMELDEALRKFQAHVRVQGEAQKVERLIEAFSQRYCMCNPDVVQQFHNPDTIFILAFAVVLLNTDMYSPNIKPQRKMGLDDFIRNLRGVDDGADIPREMVAGIYERIQQRELRSNEDHVTYVSRVEQSILGLKTILAVPHRRLVCCCRLFEVPDANKPHKQKLSQLQREVFLFNDLLLILKLCPKKKSSASYTFCKAMGLLGMQFHLFSNEYYAHGITMLSPFTSEKKQLVSFCSPSGEELRKFAEELREAITEVNEMEQIHIQWELERQQGIQPHGIHTNGQQDMYDKTGNNNTVEAADLSTEPAQH from the exons ATGATGAGCTCCAGCCTGCTAGAAAACCCGGTGCAGGCGATTCTGTACCTACGGGAGCTCACCACCATCGTCCAGAACCAGCAGAGCCTCATCCAGACCCAGCGCGCCCGGATAGAGGAGCTGGACCGGCGGGTGGACGAGCTCATCGGCGAGAACAGGCACCTGATGGACGTCAgggtccagcagcagcatccttaccaccaccaccacctccaccaccatcatctcCCCGACCCCAGcttcctccatcaccaccatcacccccCACATGAGGACCCCGAGCCTGCAGATGCGGGGTCTCTGCCGGAACATGCACCAGCAGCGCAGGTCGAGGCCACTCCGGAGGTCCAGCCTGCTCCTCCGCAACCTATGGACCCGGGGGACATGCAGCTGGTACCGGCCGATCCGTCCACGATCTCCCCGGTCGAGGGTGACCCAGAAAACGGCGGAAGTTTCACCAGCTGCCGCTCTTTGGTGCAGATGACCCCCACAACCCTCTGTCGGTCTCTGGCCAGGACATCTGA GAGCGAGATTGTGCTGCATCAGTTTTGCTGCCCCGCCCCTGAACATCCAGAGGCTGACACCACTGGCTCATCTGG TGGACAGATGCTGAGCCTGGAGGACGGAACATCCTCCGGTGGCGGACAGGAAGTGGATGGAACCAAGAGGGAGGGACCTAGCGAGTATGAGATCACCctggagaataaaaacaaacag ATAGAAGAGTTGGAGCAGAAGTACGGAGGCCACCTCATAGCAAGGCGGGCGGCCCGCCGCATCCAGACAGCCTTCCGTCAGTATCAGCTCAGCAAAAACTTCCAGAAGATCCGCAACTCGCTGTCAGAGAGCAAGCTGCCCCGTCGGATCTCCATGCGCCATCCCAGCCCTTCAGGCCGCACCCGGAACGCAACCCAGAGACACAGTTACAATCTGCACCCAGGAGGAGGACAGATACCTCTGCGCTCCAAAACTCCCCCTCCTCCGCCGTGTCGATCCACCTCTCTGCCCCCGTCTCCTGCATCGGCCCCAGCAGCCGCTCCCTCTCCTGCCCCGaccacagctccacctccaACGCCCTCACTCACACAGCTGGAGGACTGCTTCAGTGAACAA CTGCACTCTCTGGCCCAGTCAATCGATGAGGCCCTTCGTGGTTGGAGCCTATCAGAGGGCGGAGAGGGGAAGGGGCTCCTAATGGACCCAGGGGCACTTCGCGCGGCTGCTGAGAGCGCCTGTCTGCCGCGCAGTGCCAGCTCGTTGCTGATGGCCTTCAGGGATGTCACTGTTCACATTGACAGCAATAGCTCCTACACCATCTCctccgccaccaccaccaccacaacctcACTGGGCAACACCGGTGGGGGAGAGCCGGGCAGTAGAAAAACGTCTTTGGGCGGAATGGCCGGGGGGATAGATGGCCAGTTTGCAGGGGAACCAGAGTTTCCTGCTCCGCCTCCCAGCGAGGAGCTGGAAATGGTCGATCCGGGTTCCAGGAGGGGCTCCACAGCGccaggtctgggaggaggagggatggagggggagagTGGCTCAGACAGACTGGGATCCACTTCTAACTCTgcttccacctccacctccacccagTCGAACCAGCAGCCTGCACAGATTTACACCCAGTACCAGCAGTACCACTACACTCATCCTCAGCAGATCCCCGGGGGGCCGAGCCCTGAGGCCTTGCAGGCCCTGGTCGTCTCTCTGCCCAGGGACCGCTGCCAAGACCCAGCCTCGTGCCGCTCGCCAACcctgtccacagacacacaccgcaAACGCCTCTATCGTATCGGACTCAACCTCTtcaatgt GAACCCAGAAAGAGGCATCCACTTCCTGATCACACGTGGCTTCGTCCCGGACACAGCCATCGGAGTGgctcacttcctgctgcagaggaagggCCTGAGCCGACAGATGATTGGAGAGTTTTTGGGGAACAGCAAGCTGCAATTCAACCGAGATGTCCTCGA ttGCGTCGTGGATGAGATGGATTTCTCAGGCATGGAGCTCGACGAAGCCCTAAGAAAGTTCCAGGCTCATGTCCGCGTTCAGGGAGAAGCGCAGAAAGTGGAGAGACTCATCGAAGCCTTTAG CCAGAGGTACTGCATGTGCAATCCCGATGTCGTGCAGCAGTTTCACAACCCGGACACCATCTTCATCCTGGCGTTTGCTGTGGTTCTGCTCAACACTGACATGTACTCCCCCAACATCAAACCCCAGCGCAAAATGGGCCTCGATGACTTCATACGCAACCTAAGAG GTGTGGATGATGGAGCAGACATCCCCAGAGAGATGGTGGCAGGAATTTATGAGAGAATTCAGCAGCGAGAGCTCCGTTCAAATGAAGACCACGTCACGTACGTGAGTCGTGTGGAGCAGTCCATCCTGGGCCTGAAAACT ATCCTGGCCGTGCCTCACAGACGTCTGGTGTGCTGCTGCCGCCTCTTTGAGGTGCCCGATGCCAACAAGCCTCACAAGCAAAAACTGTCGCAGCTTCAGAGAGAGGTCTTCCTCTTCAACGACCTGCTGCTG ATCCTCAAACTGTGTCCCAAGAAAAAAAGCTCGGCCTCATACACCTTCTGCAAAGCGATGGGTCTCCTGGGAATGCAGTTTCACCTCTTCAGCAATGAGT ACTACGCCCACGGCATCACCATGCTGAGCCCGTTCACCTCGGAGAAGAAGCAGCTGGTGAGCTTCTGCTCCCCGAGTGGAGAGGAGCTCAGGAAGTTTGCGGAGGAGCTCCGAGAGGCCATCACAGAGGTCAACGAGATGGAGCAGATACACATCCAGT GGGAATTGGAGAGGCAACAAGGCATCCAGCCACACGGCATACACACCAACG GCCAACAGGATATGTACGATAAAACcggcaacaacaacacagtagAG GCTGCAGACCTATCAACTGAGCCAGCCCAGCATTGA
- the iqsec3b gene encoding IQ motif and SEC7 domain-containing protein 3 isoform X1, translating to MMSSSLLENPVQAILYLRELTTIVQNQQSLIQTQRARIEELDRRVDELIGENRHLMDVRVQQQHPYHHHHLHHHHLPDPSFLHHHHHPPHEDPEPADAGSLPEHAPAAQVEATPEVQPAPPQPMDPGDMQLVPADPSTISPVEGDPENGGSFTSCRSLVQMTPTTLCRSLARTSESEIVLHQFCCPAPEHPEADTTGSSGGQMLSLEDGTSSGGGQEVDGTKREGPSEYEITLENKNKQIEELEQKYGGHLIARRAARRIQTAFRQYQLSKNFQKIRNSLSESKLPRRISMRHPSPSGRTRNATQRHSYNLHPGGGQIPLRSKTPPPPPCRSTSLPPSPASAPAAAPSPAPTTAPPPTPSLTQLEDCFSEQLHSLAQSIDEALRGWSLSEGGEGKGLLMDPGALRAAAESACLPRSASSLLMAFRDVTVHIDSNSSYTISSATTTTTTSLGNTGGGEPGSRKTSLGGMAGGIDGQFAGEPEFPAPPPSEELEMVDPGSRRGSTAPGLGGGGMEGESGSDRLGSTSNSASTSTSTQSNQQPAQIYTQYQQYHYTHPQQIPGGPSPEALQALVVSLPRDRCQDPASCRSPTLSTDTHRKRLYRIGLNLFNVNPERGIHFLITRGFVPDTAIGVAHFLLQRKGLSRQMIGEFLGNSKLQFNRDVLDCVVDEMDFSGMELDEALRKFQAHVRVQGEAQKVERLIEAFSQRYCMCNPDVVQQFHNPDTIFILAFAVVLLNTDMYSPNIKPQRKMGLDDFIRNLRGVDDGADIPREMVAGIYERIQQRELRSNEDHVTYVSRVEQSILGLKTILAVPHRRLVCCCRLFEVPDANKPHKQKLSQLQREVFLFNDLLLILKLCPKKKSSASYTFCKAMGLLGMQFHLFSNEYYAHGITMLSPFTSEKKQLVSFCSPSGEELRKFAEELREAITEVNEMEQIHIQWELERQQGIQPHGIHTNGGQVDAHTGHGSPSGQQDMYDKTGNNNTVEVSIHNRLQTYQLSQPSIESAPLALAAPPALLSPVQAGELRPETLIQCQQIVKVIVVDQSGRGRMEAFLSQGPATHQLIQSALSTPVHVREGDGPQPPLPPPPPPYNHPHQFCPPDSPMPFHHTMPLTRRRNSSGSRSIV from the exons ATGATGAGCTCCAGCCTGCTAGAAAACCCGGTGCAGGCGATTCTGTACCTACGGGAGCTCACCACCATCGTCCAGAACCAGCAGAGCCTCATCCAGACCCAGCGCGCCCGGATAGAGGAGCTGGACCGGCGGGTGGACGAGCTCATCGGCGAGAACAGGCACCTGATGGACGTCAgggtccagcagcagcatccttaccaccaccaccacctccaccaccatcatctcCCCGACCCCAGcttcctccatcaccaccatcacccccCACATGAGGACCCCGAGCCTGCAGATGCGGGGTCTCTGCCGGAACATGCACCAGCAGCGCAGGTCGAGGCCACTCCGGAGGTCCAGCCTGCTCCTCCGCAACCTATGGACCCGGGGGACATGCAGCTGGTACCGGCCGATCCGTCCACGATCTCCCCGGTCGAGGGTGACCCAGAAAACGGCGGAAGTTTCACCAGCTGCCGCTCTTTGGTGCAGATGACCCCCACAACCCTCTGTCGGTCTCTGGCCAGGACATCTGA GAGCGAGATTGTGCTGCATCAGTTTTGCTGCCCCGCCCCTGAACATCCAGAGGCTGACACCACTGGCTCATCTGG TGGACAGATGCTGAGCCTGGAGGACGGAACATCCTCCGGTGGCGGACAGGAAGTGGATGGAACCAAGAGGGAGGGACCTAGCGAGTATGAGATCACCctggagaataaaaacaaacag ATAGAAGAGTTGGAGCAGAAGTACGGAGGCCACCTCATAGCAAGGCGGGCGGCCCGCCGCATCCAGACAGCCTTCCGTCAGTATCAGCTCAGCAAAAACTTCCAGAAGATCCGCAACTCGCTGTCAGAGAGCAAGCTGCCCCGTCGGATCTCCATGCGCCATCCCAGCCCTTCAGGCCGCACCCGGAACGCAACCCAGAGACACAGTTACAATCTGCACCCAGGAGGAGGACAGATACCTCTGCGCTCCAAAACTCCCCCTCCTCCGCCGTGTCGATCCACCTCTCTGCCCCCGTCTCCTGCATCGGCCCCAGCAGCCGCTCCCTCTCCTGCCCCGaccacagctccacctccaACGCCCTCACTCACACAGCTGGAGGACTGCTTCAGTGAACAA CTGCACTCTCTGGCCCAGTCAATCGATGAGGCCCTTCGTGGTTGGAGCCTATCAGAGGGCGGAGAGGGGAAGGGGCTCCTAATGGACCCAGGGGCACTTCGCGCGGCTGCTGAGAGCGCCTGTCTGCCGCGCAGTGCCAGCTCGTTGCTGATGGCCTTCAGGGATGTCACTGTTCACATTGACAGCAATAGCTCCTACACCATCTCctccgccaccaccaccaccacaacctcACTGGGCAACACCGGTGGGGGAGAGCCGGGCAGTAGAAAAACGTCTTTGGGCGGAATGGCCGGGGGGATAGATGGCCAGTTTGCAGGGGAACCAGAGTTTCCTGCTCCGCCTCCCAGCGAGGAGCTGGAAATGGTCGATCCGGGTTCCAGGAGGGGCTCCACAGCGccaggtctgggaggaggagggatggagggggagagTGGCTCAGACAGACTGGGATCCACTTCTAACTCTgcttccacctccacctccacccagTCGAACCAGCAGCCTGCACAGATTTACACCCAGTACCAGCAGTACCACTACACTCATCCTCAGCAGATCCCCGGGGGGCCGAGCCCTGAGGCCTTGCAGGCCCTGGTCGTCTCTCTGCCCAGGGACCGCTGCCAAGACCCAGCCTCGTGCCGCTCGCCAACcctgtccacagacacacaccgcaAACGCCTCTATCGTATCGGACTCAACCTCTtcaatgt GAACCCAGAAAGAGGCATCCACTTCCTGATCACACGTGGCTTCGTCCCGGACACAGCCATCGGAGTGgctcacttcctgctgcagaggaagggCCTGAGCCGACAGATGATTGGAGAGTTTTTGGGGAACAGCAAGCTGCAATTCAACCGAGATGTCCTCGA ttGCGTCGTGGATGAGATGGATTTCTCAGGCATGGAGCTCGACGAAGCCCTAAGAAAGTTCCAGGCTCATGTCCGCGTTCAGGGAGAAGCGCAGAAAGTGGAGAGACTCATCGAAGCCTTTAG CCAGAGGTACTGCATGTGCAATCCCGATGTCGTGCAGCAGTTTCACAACCCGGACACCATCTTCATCCTGGCGTTTGCTGTGGTTCTGCTCAACACTGACATGTACTCCCCCAACATCAAACCCCAGCGCAAAATGGGCCTCGATGACTTCATACGCAACCTAAGAG GTGTGGATGATGGAGCAGACATCCCCAGAGAGATGGTGGCAGGAATTTATGAGAGAATTCAGCAGCGAGAGCTCCGTTCAAATGAAGACCACGTCACGTACGTGAGTCGTGTGGAGCAGTCCATCCTGGGCCTGAAAACT ATCCTGGCCGTGCCTCACAGACGTCTGGTGTGCTGCTGCCGCCTCTTTGAGGTGCCCGATGCCAACAAGCCTCACAAGCAAAAACTGTCGCAGCTTCAGAGAGAGGTCTTCCTCTTCAACGACCTGCTGCTG ATCCTCAAACTGTGTCCCAAGAAAAAAAGCTCGGCCTCATACACCTTCTGCAAAGCGATGGGTCTCCTGGGAATGCAGTTTCACCTCTTCAGCAATGAGT ACTACGCCCACGGCATCACCATGCTGAGCCCGTTCACCTCGGAGAAGAAGCAGCTGGTGAGCTTCTGCTCCCCGAGTGGAGAGGAGCTCAGGAAGTTTGCGGAGGAGCTCCGAGAGGCCATCACAGAGGTCAACGAGATGGAGCAGATACACATCCAGT GGGAATTGGAGAGGCAACAAGGCATCCAGCCACACGGCATACACACCAACGGTGGGCAAGTGGATGCACACACAGGACACGGCTCTCCCTCAG GCCAACAGGATATGTACGATAAAACcggcaacaacaacacagtagAG GTGTCAATTCACAACAGGCTGCAGACCTATCAACTGAGCCAGCCCAGCATTGAGTCCGCACCCCTGGCCCTTGCCGCTCCGCCCGCCCTGCTCAGCCCCGTCCAGGCCGGGGAGCTTCGCCCAGAAACGCTCATCCAGTGCCAGCAGATTGTCAAGGTGATCGTCGTGGACCAGAGCGGGCGAGGGCGGATGGAGGCCTTCCTGAGTCAAGGCCCGGCCACTCATCAGCTCATCCAGTCAGCCCTGTCCACGCCCGTGCATGTCAGAGAGGGGGACGGCCCTCAGCCCCCACTGCCGCCTCCGCCTCCACCGTACAACCACCCCCACCAGTTCTGTCCCCCTGACTCGCCCATGCCCTTTCACCACACCATGCCTCTCACCCGCAGGCGCAACTCTAGTGGCTCCCGCAGCATTGTCTGA
- the iqsec3b gene encoding IQ motif and SEC7 domain-containing protein 3 isoform X3 has protein sequence MMSSSLLENPVQAILYLRELTTIVQNQQSLIQTQRARIEELDRRVDELIGENRHLMDVRVQQQHPYHHHHLHHHHLPDPSFLHHHHHPPHEDPEPADAGSLPEHAPAAQVEATPEVQPAPPQPMDPGDMQLVPADPSTISPVEGDPENGGSFTSCRSLVQMTPTTLCRSLARTSESEIVLHQFCCPAPEHPEADTTGSSGGQMLSLEDGTSSGGGQEVDGTKREGPSEYEITLENKNKQIEELEQKYGGHLIARRAARRIQTAFRQYQLSKNFQKIRNSLSESKLPRRISMRHPSPSGRTRNATQRHSYNLHPGGGQIPLRSKTPPPPPCRSTSLPPSPASAPAAAPSPAPTTAPPPTPSLTQLEDCFSEQLHSLAQSIDEALRGWSLSEGGEGKGLLMDPGALRAAAESACLPRSASSLLMAFRDVTVHIDSNSSYTISSATTTTTTSLGNTGGGEPGSRKTSLGGMAGGIDGQFAGEPEFPAPPPSEELEMVDPGSRRGSTAPGLGGGGMEGESGSDRLGSTSNSASTSTSTQSNQQPAQIYTQYQQYHYTHPQQIPGGPSPEALQALVVSLPRDRCQDPASCRSPTLSTDTHRKRLYRIGLNLFNVNPERGIHFLITRGFVPDTAIGVAHFLLQRKGLSRQMIGEFLGNSKLQFNRDVLDCVVDEMDFSGMELDEALRKFQAHVRVQGEAQKVERLIEAFSQRYCMCNPDVVQQFHNPDTIFILAFAVVLLNTDMYSPNIKPQRKMGLDDFIRNLRGVDDGADIPREMVAGIYERIQQRELRSNEDHVTYVSRVEQSILGLKTILAVPHRRLVCCCRLFEVPDANKPHKQKLSQLQREVFLFNDLLLILKLCPKKKSSASYTFCKAMGLLGMQFHLFSNEYYAHGITMLSPFTSEKKQLVSFCSPSGEELRKFAEELREAITEVNEMEQIHIQWELERQQGIQPHGIHTNGGQVDAHTGHGSPSGQQDMYDKTGNNNTVEAADLSTEPAQH, from the exons ATGATGAGCTCCAGCCTGCTAGAAAACCCGGTGCAGGCGATTCTGTACCTACGGGAGCTCACCACCATCGTCCAGAACCAGCAGAGCCTCATCCAGACCCAGCGCGCCCGGATAGAGGAGCTGGACCGGCGGGTGGACGAGCTCATCGGCGAGAACAGGCACCTGATGGACGTCAgggtccagcagcagcatccttaccaccaccaccacctccaccaccatcatctcCCCGACCCCAGcttcctccatcaccaccatcacccccCACATGAGGACCCCGAGCCTGCAGATGCGGGGTCTCTGCCGGAACATGCACCAGCAGCGCAGGTCGAGGCCACTCCGGAGGTCCAGCCTGCTCCTCCGCAACCTATGGACCCGGGGGACATGCAGCTGGTACCGGCCGATCCGTCCACGATCTCCCCGGTCGAGGGTGACCCAGAAAACGGCGGAAGTTTCACCAGCTGCCGCTCTTTGGTGCAGATGACCCCCACAACCCTCTGTCGGTCTCTGGCCAGGACATCTGA GAGCGAGATTGTGCTGCATCAGTTTTGCTGCCCCGCCCCTGAACATCCAGAGGCTGACACCACTGGCTCATCTGG TGGACAGATGCTGAGCCTGGAGGACGGAACATCCTCCGGTGGCGGACAGGAAGTGGATGGAACCAAGAGGGAGGGACCTAGCGAGTATGAGATCACCctggagaataaaaacaaacag ATAGAAGAGTTGGAGCAGAAGTACGGAGGCCACCTCATAGCAAGGCGGGCGGCCCGCCGCATCCAGACAGCCTTCCGTCAGTATCAGCTCAGCAAAAACTTCCAGAAGATCCGCAACTCGCTGTCAGAGAGCAAGCTGCCCCGTCGGATCTCCATGCGCCATCCCAGCCCTTCAGGCCGCACCCGGAACGCAACCCAGAGACACAGTTACAATCTGCACCCAGGAGGAGGACAGATACCTCTGCGCTCCAAAACTCCCCCTCCTCCGCCGTGTCGATCCACCTCTCTGCCCCCGTCTCCTGCATCGGCCCCAGCAGCCGCTCCCTCTCCTGCCCCGaccacagctccacctccaACGCCCTCACTCACACAGCTGGAGGACTGCTTCAGTGAACAA CTGCACTCTCTGGCCCAGTCAATCGATGAGGCCCTTCGTGGTTGGAGCCTATCAGAGGGCGGAGAGGGGAAGGGGCTCCTAATGGACCCAGGGGCACTTCGCGCGGCTGCTGAGAGCGCCTGTCTGCCGCGCAGTGCCAGCTCGTTGCTGATGGCCTTCAGGGATGTCACTGTTCACATTGACAGCAATAGCTCCTACACCATCTCctccgccaccaccaccaccacaacctcACTGGGCAACACCGGTGGGGGAGAGCCGGGCAGTAGAAAAACGTCTTTGGGCGGAATGGCCGGGGGGATAGATGGCCAGTTTGCAGGGGAACCAGAGTTTCCTGCTCCGCCTCCCAGCGAGGAGCTGGAAATGGTCGATCCGGGTTCCAGGAGGGGCTCCACAGCGccaggtctgggaggaggagggatggagggggagagTGGCTCAGACAGACTGGGATCCACTTCTAACTCTgcttccacctccacctccacccagTCGAACCAGCAGCCTGCACAGATTTACACCCAGTACCAGCAGTACCACTACACTCATCCTCAGCAGATCCCCGGGGGGCCGAGCCCTGAGGCCTTGCAGGCCCTGGTCGTCTCTCTGCCCAGGGACCGCTGCCAAGACCCAGCCTCGTGCCGCTCGCCAACcctgtccacagacacacaccgcaAACGCCTCTATCGTATCGGACTCAACCTCTtcaatgt GAACCCAGAAAGAGGCATCCACTTCCTGATCACACGTGGCTTCGTCCCGGACACAGCCATCGGAGTGgctcacttcctgctgcagaggaagggCCTGAGCCGACAGATGATTGGAGAGTTTTTGGGGAACAGCAAGCTGCAATTCAACCGAGATGTCCTCGA ttGCGTCGTGGATGAGATGGATTTCTCAGGCATGGAGCTCGACGAAGCCCTAAGAAAGTTCCAGGCTCATGTCCGCGTTCAGGGAGAAGCGCAGAAAGTGGAGAGACTCATCGAAGCCTTTAG CCAGAGGTACTGCATGTGCAATCCCGATGTCGTGCAGCAGTTTCACAACCCGGACACCATCTTCATCCTGGCGTTTGCTGTGGTTCTGCTCAACACTGACATGTACTCCCCCAACATCAAACCCCAGCGCAAAATGGGCCTCGATGACTTCATACGCAACCTAAGAG GTGTGGATGATGGAGCAGACATCCCCAGAGAGATGGTGGCAGGAATTTATGAGAGAATTCAGCAGCGAGAGCTCCGTTCAAATGAAGACCACGTCACGTACGTGAGTCGTGTGGAGCAGTCCATCCTGGGCCTGAAAACT ATCCTGGCCGTGCCTCACAGACGTCTGGTGTGCTGCTGCCGCCTCTTTGAGGTGCCCGATGCCAACAAGCCTCACAAGCAAAAACTGTCGCAGCTTCAGAGAGAGGTCTTCCTCTTCAACGACCTGCTGCTG ATCCTCAAACTGTGTCCCAAGAAAAAAAGCTCGGCCTCATACACCTTCTGCAAAGCGATGGGTCTCCTGGGAATGCAGTTTCACCTCTTCAGCAATGAGT ACTACGCCCACGGCATCACCATGCTGAGCCCGTTCACCTCGGAGAAGAAGCAGCTGGTGAGCTTCTGCTCCCCGAGTGGAGAGGAGCTCAGGAAGTTTGCGGAGGAGCTCCGAGAGGCCATCACAGAGGTCAACGAGATGGAGCAGATACACATCCAGT GGGAATTGGAGAGGCAACAAGGCATCCAGCCACACGGCATACACACCAACGGTGGGCAAGTGGATGCACACACAGGACACGGCTCTCCCTCAG GCCAACAGGATATGTACGATAAAACcggcaacaacaacacagtagAG GCTGCAGACCTATCAACTGAGCCAGCCCAGCATTGA